GTGCCGCCGGTCAACGCGTTCGACAGCGAGACGTGGAACAGCCTGCCCGCGATCATCGCCGAGGCGGGACGCAACCCGCAAGTGAACGTCGTGCTAATCCGCGCCGAGGGTCGCGGCTTTTGCGGCGGCGTCGATATCAAGGAGATGCAGGCGCATCCCGAGCGGATCACCCTGCTCAATCGCGGCAATTACCTGACCTTCAAGGGGGTGCGCGATTGCGAGGTGCCGGTGGTCGTCGCGGTGCACAGCTTCGTGATCGGCGGGGGCATCGGCATTTGCGGCGCATCCGACACGATCATCGCCGCCGACGACGCCTATTTCTCGCTGCCCGAAGTCGATCGCGGCGCGATGGGCGGGGCTAGCCACCTGTCCCGCATGCTGCCGCTGCACAAAGTTCGCTCGGCCTTTTTCACCGGCGGGAAGATTCCTGCGGAGGAAGCCTACCGGCTCGGCGCGGTCGAGAAAGTCGTGCCGCGCGACACGCTGATCGAGGAAGCGCGGGCCTTTTGCGCGGTGATCGCGTCCAAATCGCGCAAGGCTTTGGTGATCGCCAAGGAAGCGCTGAACGGGCTGGAGCCGCGTGACGTCGATCGCGGCTATCGCTGGGAACAGGGCTTTACCCTCGAAATGTACATGCACGAGGACAGCCAGCGCGCGCGCGATGCGTTCGTCGAGACGGGCAAGGCGGCGAAATTCTGATGGATCTCGCCTACACTCCCGAACAACAGGCGTTCCGCGCCGAGGTGCGCGAATGGATGGCGGCGAATGTGCCGGTTGGTGCGCTCGTCACGCTTGAGCGCGAGGACGGTTATCGCCAGCATGTCGCGTGGGAACGGCGGCTGGCGTCGGGCAATTGGGGGATGGTCACCTGGCCCGAAGCCTATGGCGGGCGCGGGCTGGACCTGATCCAGTGGCTGATCTTCGAAGAAGAATATTGGCGCGCGGGCGCGCCGAACCGCGCCAACCAGAACGGCATCTTCCTGCTCGGCCCGACGATCATGGAATTCGGTACGGACGAACAGAAAGCGCGCTTCCTGACGCCGATGGCGAAGGGCGAAGTGATCTGGGCGCAGGCATGGTCCGAGCCGGGCGCGGGATCGGACATGGCGGCGATCGCCAGCCGCGCGGTGCGCGACGGGGATCATTATGTGCTGACAGGTCAGAAGACCTGGTCCAGCCGCGCCGCCTATGCCGATTGGGGGTTCGGCCTGTTCCGCACCGAGGAAGGATCGAAGCGGCACAAGGGGCTGAGCTTCCTGCTGTTCGACCTGAACGCGCCGGGGATCACGCGGCGGCCGATCCGCCAGCTGCACGGCGATACTGGCTTTGCCGAACTTTTCTTCGACGAGGTCCGCGTGCCGGTGGCCAACCGGATCTCGGGCGAAGGCGAGGGGTGGAACGTCGCGATGGCGACTGCCGGGTTCGAGCGCGGCCTGATGCTGCGCAGCCCGGCGCGGTTTCAGGCGACGGCGGCACGGCTGGTCGAGCTGTGCCGGGCGCAGGGTTCGCGCGTGTCGCCGGGCGCGCGCGAAGCCGTGTCGGCGGCGTGGAAGGGCGCGCAGGCGTACGCCTACAACACCTATATGGTCGCGTCGCGGATCATTGCGGGCGGGCATATCGGCGCCGAAGCCAGCCTCAACAAGATTTTCTGGTCCGAGCTGGACCGGGCGATGCACCGCACCGCGATGCAGATCCTCGGCGCGGCCGCCGAACTGCGCCACTTCGCCGATGGCGAGGTCAATGCCTGGCTCGAAGGCTATATCTTCTCGCTCTCCGGCCCGATCTATGCCGGGTCGAACGAGATCCAGCGCAACATCATCGCCGAGCGGTTGCTTGGCCTGCCGCGGCAGGGAGCGGGCTGATGGATTTCCGCCTGACCGAAGACCAGCGTGCGCTTGTCGATGGGGTGCGCGAATTCCTGTCCGGGACGCATGGCGCCGAAGTGCTGCGTGCGCTGGACGGTGAACCGACGCGGCGTTCGTCCGCGATTGCCGCAAGCCTGGTGGAGATGGGACTCCCGGGCCTGATGGTGCCCGCCGATCAGGGCGGGCTGGGGCTCGGCACCGTCGAAGCGGTGCTGATCGCGATCGAGGCCGGGCGCGCGGGGCTGTCCGAACCGTTGATCGACGGCGCGTTCGTCGCGGCCCCCCTGCTGACGAATGCGGGCGGGCAGGATGCGTTGCTGGCGGCGATCGCATCGGGCGAAGCGCGGGTGGCGTTGCAGCATCCGGCCAATCCGTGGGTCGCCGATCTGGACGGGGCGACGCATGTACTTTCCGCGCGGGCGGGCGGGCTGCTGATCGGTACAGCAGCGGCGCAGCATCCGGCGGACAGCGTCGATCCGCTGCGGCGCTTGTCCAAGCCAGTCACCGTGGCTGGCACGCCCGTCGCAGGGAGCTCCGACGATCTGCTGAACCGCGCGGCGCTGATGGCAGCGGCGCAGGCGCTGGGTGCGGCGGATGCGATGCTGGCATTGTCGGTCGACTATGCCGGGACGCGGCAGCAGTTCGGCGAGCCGATCGGCGCGTTCCAGGCCGTGAAGCATCACCTCGCCAGCGCGACGGTGGCGATCGAATTCGCCCGGCCGGTGCTGCTGCGCGCGGCCTGTGCCGTGGAGCATGGTGAGGCCCATGCTTCGGTGCATGTCAGCCATGCCAAGCTCGCCGCGTGCGACGCAGCGGTGGCGATGGCCGAGACCGCGATCCAGGTCCACGGCGCGATGGGCTATACCTACGAAGTCGACCTCCATTTCTGGATGAAGCGCGCCTGGGCGATGGCCGGCGCGTGGGGCGACCGCGCCTTCCACCTTTCCCGGATCGACGCTGCCGTGATCGGCGGCGCGATCCCCGTCGGCCCGGCCGAAACCTTCGCTTGAGGAACTGAGATGGCCGAAGCCTATATCGTCGATGCAATCCGGACGCCCACCGGGCGCAAGAAGGGCAGTCTGGCGGAGATGCACAGCGCGGACCTTGGCGCGCATGTGATCGGCGACGTCGTGGCGCGGCTGGGCTTCGATCCGCTGGCGGTGGACGATGTCGTGTGGGGCTGTGTCGACGCGATCGGGCCGCAAGCGGGCAATATCGGGCGGAGCTGCTGGCTGGCGGCGGGACTGCCCGAAGCGGTGCCAGGGGTGACGATCGACCGCCAGTGCGGATCGTCGCAACAGGCGATCCACTTCGCGGCGCAAGGCGTTCTGTCGGGCACGCAGGATCTGGTGCTGGCGGGCGGCGTGCAGAATATGAACGCCATCCCGATCTCGGCGGCGATGTTCGCCGGTCAGACTTATGGCCATGAAACGCCCTTCTCCAATTCGCCGCTTTGGACCGCGCGCTACGGCAGCGAGGAGATCAATCAGATCTACGCCGCCGAGAAGATCGCCGACACCTGGGGGATCAGCCGCGAGGACATGGAAGTCTATGCGCTGGAATCGAACCGGCGCGCCGAGCGGGCGATCGACGAGGGGCGGTTCGACCGCGAAGTCCTGCCAGTCGGCGACTTCGCGATGGACGAGACCGTGCGGCGCGGGACCACGCTGGACGGGCTGGCGGGCCTGAGGACCGTGCGCGAGGGCGGCAAGATCACCGCAGGCGTCTCCAGCCAGATTTCGGACGGCGCGTCGGCGGTGCTGATCGCCAGCGAGCAGGCGGTGAAGGATCATGGCTTCACCCCGCGCGCGCGCATCCACCACCTGAGCGTGCGCGGCGACAGCCCGGTATTCATGCTGACCGCGCCGATCCCTGCAACCCGACACGCGCTGGCGAAGACCGGCCTGAAGCTGTCGGACATCGATCTGGTCGAGATCAACGAGGCGTTCGCCAGCGTGGTGCTGGCCTGGGCGAAGGAACTCGACGCCGATCTGTCGCGCGTCAACGTCAATGGCGGCGCGATCGCGCTGGGGCATCCGCTGGGCGCTACGGGCGCGAAGCTGATGACGACCCTGCTCCACGAACTCGAGCGCACGGGCGGCCGCTATGGCCTGCAGACGATGTGCGAGGGCGGTGGACTGGCCAACGTCACGATCATCGAGAGGCTGTGAAGATGGGGATTTGCGAAGGCCGGACGGTGATCGTCACCGGCGCCGCGCGCGGGCTGGGGCGCAGCTATGCGCTCGCCTTTGCCGCCGAGGGCGCGAACGTGGTGGTGAACGATATCGGCACCAGCCTTTCGGGCGAGGGGCGGGATACCTCTGCCGCCGATGCGGTGGTCGCGGAGATCGTCGCGGCGGGGGGCAAGGCCGTCGCCAATTATGACGACATCACCGACTGGGACGCCGCGAAGCGGATCGTGGCAGCGGCGATCGACGCGTTCGGCGGGCTCGACGTGGTAGTCAACAATGCGGGAATCGTCCGCGACCGGATGTTCGTATCGGCCACGCCCGAGGAATGGGATGCGACGATGCACGTCCATCTGCGCGGCCATTTCTGCGTTTCGCGCCATGCCGTGGATTATTGGCGCGGGGTGCAGAAGGCGGGCGGCAAGGTCGACGCGCGGATCATCAACACCACCAGCGGCGCGGGGCTTCAGGGATCGATCGCGCAGGCGGCCTATTCGACCGCCAAGGGCGGGATCGCCGCGCTGACCCTGGTGCAGGCCGCCGAACTTGGCCGCTATGGCATCACCGCCAATGCGCTGGCTCCGGCTGCGCGGACGCGGATGACCGAAGGGGCGTTTGCCGAGAAGATGGCGGCGGTCGAGCAGGGTTTCGACAAGCAGGATCCGGACAATATCGCGCCGACCGTGGTGTGGCTCGGCTCGGCGGAGTCCGCGCATGTCAGCGGATGCGTGTTCGAGCTGGAAGGCGGGCGGATCACGATCGAACGGGGCTGGGACCTTGGCCCGACGATCGAGCAGGATGCGAAATGGGCGCCGGCCGAGGTGGGTGTCGCGGTCGATGCGCTGCTGGCGAAGCGGCCGGCCCCGCGAGCCGTCTGGGGCAGCTAAGTGCATTTCGCCTTCACCAGCGAACAGGCGATGATCGCCGAGACTGCCGCGTCGCTGTTCGCGGAAGCGGCGATGAGCGAACGGACCCGGGCGGCGATGGCCGACGGGACCGGGCTGGACCGTGCGCTGTGGGCGGAGTTTTCGGGGATCGGGCTGGCCGGGGTGGCACTGCCCGAAGTTTATGGCGGGGCCGGGCTGGGGATGGTCGAGCTGGCGATCCTGGCCGAAGCGGCGGGGCGGCATGTGGCGGCGATGCCCTTCATCGCCAGTTCGGCGATGGCGGCGAGCGCGATCGCGGCGGGGGGATCGGAGGCGCAGCGCGCGGAATGGCTGCCGCGGCTGGCGAGCGGGGAAGCGATCGGGACGCTGGCGCTGGGTGGCGCGGATGCGACGATCTTCGACTTCGTGCCGCATGGCGCGGTGGCGGATCTGTTCGTGGTTGCCGCGGGAGACCGGCTGGCGCTGGTGACGCGGGATTGCGTGACGGTCGCCGCGACCGTGACGATGGACCAGACGCGGCCACTGGCGCGCGTGTCGCTGGATGCGGCGAAGGGCGAAGCGCTGCCATTCTCGGGCGATGCGCTTGCCGCGGCGCAGGCGGCGGGGTGCGTCGCCATCGCTGCCGATGCGCTGGGCGGAGCGCAGGCGTGCCTCGACCGCACGGTCGGCTATGCGCGCGAGCGTATCCAGTTCGGGCGGGCGATCGGCAGCTTTCAGGCGGTGAAGCACCGGCTGGCGGACATGATGGTCGACATCGAGCAGGCGCGATCGGCAGTCTATTGGGCCGCCTGCGCGCTCGACGAGGGCTCGGCCGATGCCGCGATTGCGATCCATGCGGCCAAGGCGTTCGCGACCGATACCTATTCCATCTGTGCCGGGGCGATGATCCAGCTTCATGGCGGGATCGGCTTCACGTGGGAGCATGACGCGCATCTGTTCTTCAAGCGCGCGCGCGCCGACCGGACGCTGCTCGGCACGCCCGAATGGCATCGCGAGCAGATCGCGCGGCTGATCGGGCTGGAGAGCATCGCGGCATGAAATTGGGGTTCTCAGAAGCCGAGGAAGCGTTTCGCGCCGAGGCGGCGGCGTGGCTGGATGCTGCGCTGTCCGGCCCGTTCGCCGATGTGCGCGGCGTCACCAGCCTGGTCGAGCAATCGGATCGGCGGCGCGAGTGGGAGCGGCATCTGGGCGCGGCGCGGTGGAGCTGTGTCGGCTGGCCATCCGCCTATGGCGGACGCGATGCCAGTCTCGCGGAACAGGTTATCTTCGCCGAGGAATATGCCCGGGCGGGCGGGCCGGCGCGGCTCAACCATGTCGGGATCGAACTGGCCGGGCCGACGATCCTCGCCTTCGGGACCGAGGCGCAGAAGGCGCGCTTCCTGCCCGCGATCGCGGCCGGAGAGGAAATCTGGTGCCAGGGCTATTCGGAGCCGAACGCCGGGTCCGACCTCGCCAATATCCGCACCCGCGCGTGGCGCGACGGGACCGACTGGGTGGTCGAAGGGCAGAAGGTGTGGACCAGCCTTGCCCAATTCTCCGACTGGATCTTCGCGATCGTGCGCACTGGTGAGGGCACGGTTGGGCCGAAGGGACTGTCCTTCCTGCTGGTGCCGATCGACCAGCCCGGCGTGACCGTGCGCCATATCCACCAGATGACCGGTGAAGCGGAGTTCAACGAAACCTTCTTCGACGGCGCGCGGACGGATGCGGGAAATATCCTGGGCGAGCCCGGCGATGGCTGGAAGGTCGGCATGGCGCTGCTGGGGCTGGAGCGCGGCGTTTCGACGCTTGGCCAGCAAATGGGGTTCCGCAACGAACTGGACGCGGTGATCGATGCGGCGCGGGCGAACGGGACCGCGGCCGATCCGCGCATCCGCCAGCGGATCGCTCAGGCCGAGATCGGCCTGAGGCTGATGCGCTACGGCGCACTGCGGATGCTGACCGCGACCGAGGACGGCACGGCCAGCCCGGCGGCGCTGACTTACAAGATTCAATGGGCAACGTGGCGACAGTCGCTCGGGGAGCTGGCGATGGACGTGCTGGGGCAGGCGGGCGAAGTGGCGGAAGGCAGCGACTACGCCTTCCCGCTGCTGCCCAACCTGTTCCTCTATTCGCGCGCCGACACGATCTATGGCGGGACCAACGAGATTCAGCGCAACATCATCGCCGAGCGCGCGCTCGGCCTGCCGCGCGAGCCGCGCGGCAACGCCTGAGGAGAGACCGGCTTGGCCAATATCCCACCCCCTTATCCGGCGCCCTCGGGGCTGATGAAGGGCAAGACGATGATCATCACCGCCGCCGCAGGCAGCGGGATCGGCGGCGCGCTGGCGCGGCGCGCGGCGGAGGAAGGCGCGACCCTTCTGCTGTCCGACACGCATGAGCGCCGGCTGGGCGAGACCGCCGACGCGATCGCGGCGGAGGGCCATGCCCGGCCCGCGACGCAGCTGTGCGACGTGACGCAGGAGGATCAGGTGCAGGCGCTGATCGCTGCCGGGATCGAGCGGCTGGGGCGGATCGACGTGCTGGTCAACAATGCCGGGCTGGGCGGGGCGGCATCGGTGATCGAGATGACCGATGATCAATGGTCGCGCGTGATCGACGTGACGCTGACCAGCGTGTTCCGCATGACCCGCGCGGTGCTGCCGCACATGTACGAGCGGCGCGCGGGGGTGATCGTCAACAACGCCTCCGTGCTCGGCTGGCGCGCGCAGAAGCTCCAGTCGCATTATGCGGCGGCGAAGGCAGGCGTGATGGCCTTTACCCGTTGCTCGGCGGTCGAAGCGGCGGAGCATGGCGTACGGATCAACGCGGTGTCGCCCAGCCTCGCGATGCACGCGTCGCTAGGCAAGGTGACGCCGCCCGGCCTGCTCGAGGAACTGACGTCGCGCGAAGCCTTCGGCCGCTATGCCGAACCGTGGGAAGTGGCGAACGTGATGCTGTTCCTCGCTTCGGACCTGTCGTCCTACATGACCGGCGAAGTGCTTTCGGTGTCGAGCCAGCAGGCATGAGCGCGACCGTCTTCGAGACGCCCAGCGCGCTGCTCGGCGGGGTGGGCGCCGTGCTGGGGCCGAGCGAATGGGTGACGATCGAGCAGGATCGCGTCGACCTGTTCGCGCGCGCGACCGACGATCACCAGTGGATCCATGTCGATCCCGAGCGCGCGCGCGACGGGCCGTTCGGCGGCACCATCGCGCATGGCTATCTGACGATGAGCCTCGTCAACCGCTTCCTGCCCGAACTGATCGAGGTTCGCGGCGTATCGATGGGCGTCAATGTCGGCGTGGACCGGCTGCGCTTCCTCACCCCGGTCCGCACCGGCGCGCGGATTCGCGGTGTCGGTGAGATCGTCTCTGCCGAGGATGCCAAGGGCGGGGTGCAGGTCGTCGTCCGCGTCACCGTCGAGATCGAAGGCGAGGCGAAGCCAGCCTGCGTGGTCGACACCATCAGCCGTTTCTATCCGGAGCCCCAGCCATGACTCGCGAAGCCGCCATCATCTCCACCGCGCGGACCGGGGTGGGCAAGGCCTATCGCGGGGCGTTCAACGATACCGAGGCGCCGCGCCTGTCGTCGCACGTCGTCGATGCCGCGATCGAGCGCGCGGGGATCGATCCGGCGCGGGTGGACGATTTGTATCTCGGCTGCGGCAATCATTGGGGGACGCAGAGCTATAATCTCGGGCGGCTGACGGTTCAGGCTTCGGTGCTGCCCGACGAAGTGGGTGGCTTCACGCTCGACCGGAAATGCTCGTCGGGGCTGAACGCACTGGCGCTGGCGGCCCGGGGGATTCTCGCCGACGAGATCGACGTCGCGGTGGCGGGCGGCGTGGAGAGCATCTCGCTGACGCTCAACGCGCATACCCCCGCCTTCCGCAACCGTTCCGAGCTGGTGAAGGCGCATGATCCGCACGCCTATATGGCGATGATCGAGACGGGGGAGATCGTCGCCGATCGCTATGGCGTATCGCGCGAGGATCAGGATGCATTCGCCGCGCGCAGCCAGCAGCGGGCTGGCGCTGCACAGGCGGCTGGCCGGTTCGTCGACGAGATCGCGCCGATCACGGTCGAGAAGGCGCTGTTCGACAAGGAAGGCAAGCCCGCGGGCAACGAGCGCGTGACGCTCGATCGCGACGAGGGCGTGCGCGGCGATACGACGGCGGAGAAGCTCGCCGGGCTGAAGCCGGTGTTCAAGGACGGGCTGGTGGTGAAGGAAGGGCGGCACATCACCGCCGGCAACGCCAGCCAGCTTTCCGACGGGGCATCGGCGCAGCTGGTGATGGACCGGGCGACCGCGGAAGCCGAGGGCCTGCCGATCCTGGGCATCTATCGCGGCTTTCAGGTCGCGGGCTGCAAGGCGGAGGAGATGGGCATCGGCCCGGTCTTCGCGATCCCCAAGCTGCTCAAGCGCGCGGGCCTGTCGATCGGGGATATCGGCCTGTGGGAGATCAACGAGGCGTTCGCCAGCCAGGCGCTCTATTGCCAGCGCGAACTCGGCATCGATCCCGAGAAGCTCAACGTAAACGGTGGTGGGATCGCCATCGGCCATCCGTTCGGCATGACCGGATCGCGTCTGATCGGCCATGCGCTGATCGAGGCGCGGCGGCGCGGGGTGCGGTACGCGGTGGTCTCGATGTGCGTCGCCGGCGGCATGGGCGCGGCCGGGCTGTTCGAGATTCCGGGCTGAAGAAGGGCGGATACGCCGCCAATTCCGCCCCCTCCCTTATCGGGCAGCGGCAATCCCTGCCCAGAATGACGATGGCCGGTCCCTCCCCAGGAACCGGCCACCGCTTTCCCCCTTTTACGGGCGATCAGAGATCGAAGTGATAAATGCGGGCGGCGTTGCCGCTCAGCACCTTCTTCTTGTCTTCCAGACGCATACCGTCGGTCATCTTCTCCGCGACCTCGACCGAGTTCGGCCAGATCGTCGCCGAGTGCGGATAATCCGACGAGAAGAGCGACATGTTGGCGAGATACGGGTACTTGCCGGTCTTGATCAGATCGTAGCCGACATAGTCGTCGATGTTCGAGGTGAAGATGTTCACGCCGACGAAATCGGCCGGGCTGCGCTCGAGCTTCACCGGGAACCAGCCCTTCTGGTTTTCCCAGTGATTGACCATCGTCTGGACCCAGAAGGGGACCCAGCCGCAATCGACCTCGGCGCCGACGATCTTCAGCTTCGGGTGGCGATCGAACACGCCCGCAAAGATCATGTAGCTGAGCGGGCGCACCGCCGAGAAATAGCGCAGCACGATGCCGCCGATGCTGACGCGCTGTTCGACAAGTTCGTCCCAGTCGGTCTTGTCGGGCTTGCCGCCATGATTGCGATGGAAGGCGAGCGTGAGGTTCAGGTCGCTCGCCGCGCGCCACAGCTCTTCATAATGGGTCGGGTGATTGTAGGGATGCTCGGGCATGCCGGGGATGAAGCATCCGCGCGCGCCCTTCTTCGCCACGCGCTGCATCTCGGCGATGGCCAGATCGATGCCCTGATCGACCGGCAGCAGCGCGAGACCGGCGATGCGCTTCGGATCGGCGGCCTGGAAGTCCTCGAGGATCCAGTCGTTATAGGCGCGCATACAGGCGGCGGCGAGTTCGGGATCGGGCATCGAATAGAGGCCGATCCCGGCATCGGGAAAGCAGACCGAGCCGTACAGCCCGTCGATGTCGAGATCCTTGAGATGCTCGTATCCGTCCCAATTGCCCGGGCGCAGCTCGTCGAAGCGCATCCCGCTGAGCTTGAAATCCTTGCGTTCGAAACCGGCCATCGCTTCGATGCCGAAGGTGCGCTTGGGCGTCTTGCCGTCGAAGCTCCAGCCTTCGCCGCCATCGGTGCCGTCCATGATCCGCGGGGCGCGATCCTTGAGGTGAGCGGGCACGCGATCGACGAACACGCCGCGCGGCTCGTTCACGTGATTGTCGGCGGAGATCAGCAGCACATTGTCGCTGACCCGTGGCGTCGGCCGTTCCAGTAGAGCTTGGTTCATCCTGTCCTCGCTTGCTTTTTGCCGGTCGCGGAACAGGCCCCTCAGCGAGGGCGCCGGAATCCCGCGAATCACTCTGCTCGGGCAAATTGCGCGCAATCAAAATACAAAGCAATCGCTTTGTTGGTTGCGCGCTCGCGGAACGCTGCCTCGGAGGCCTTAGCTCCTAGAAAATGGCGATCCGCACAGAGGCAATTCTATACCAAGCGATCGATTGGTAATTTGACCCAAAAAGGCGAGCGGCATGTTTGCGCCGCTCGCCCCGGCTGTCCGGTTCAGGTAAGATCGACCCAGACGCTCTTGGTGTGCTGATAGCCGCGCAGGCTCTCCATGCCGCTGTCGCGGCCGTATCCGCTCTGCTTCATCCCGCCGAAGGGCAGCGCCCAATGGATGCGGCGATAGGTGTTGATCCACACCGCGCCGACATCGACGCCCGCCGCGACGCGATGCGCCCGCTTGAGTTGGTTGGTCCACAGCCCGCAGGCCAGGCCATAGGGGGAATCATTGGCCATCCCGATCGCTTCCTCCTCGTCGTCGAAGGGGACGATGCAGGCCACGGGACCGAAGATTTCCTCGCGATAGATGCGCATGTCTGGCCGGACCCCGGCGAACAGGGTGGGCTGGACGAAATAGCCGCCACCCAGCGCCGAGCCGGGTTCGAACAACTCCGCGCCCGATCCGCCGCCCAAAACCATCTCCGCGCCTTCGTCGAGGCCGATGTCGAGATAGGAGCGGACCTTGCCATATTGCCCCTCCAGCGCGATCGGGCCCATCTGGGTGGCGCGGTCCATCGGATCGCCCAGGCGGATCGCAGCGGCGGCGCGGCCGATCCGCTCGATCATCTCTTCATAGACCGGCCGTTGCACCAGGATGCGCGAACCCGCGATACAGGCCTGACCCGCGCCGCCGGTGTAGATGGCGGCGGTGGTGACGCCCACCGTCGCCAGATCGAGATCGGCGTCGGCGAAGACGATATTCGCGGACTTTCCGCCCAGTTCGAAGCTGAGCGGCTTGATCGCCGAAGCGGTCCGCGCGGTGATCGCGCCTGCCGTTGCGGTGGAGCCGGTGAAGGCGATCTTGCCCACGTCCGGATGCCCGGCCAGCGCATCGCCCGCGACCGAGCCGAGGCCCGCGACGACGTTCATCACGCCGGGCGGGAAACCGGCCTTCTCGAACAGCGCGGCGGCTTCAAGGATCGAGCAGGACGCACTCTCGGGCGGCTTGACCACGATGGTGTTGCCGGCGGCCAGCGCCGCGCCGGCCTTTGCCACGAAGATGGCGAGCGGGGCGTTCCACGGCACGATCATGCCGATCACGCCGATCGGCTCGCGCTGGACATAGTTGATGCTGGCGGGACCGATATCGACCGTCTCGCCGTGGATCTTGTCGGCGGCGCCGGCCCAATAGTGGAGCATCTGCACGACAGCGGGCAGGTCGCCGGCAGTCGTCTCGGTGAGGATTCGGCCATTGTCGCGAGTCTCGATCTCGGCGAGCGACTGGCTCCATTCGGCGAAGGCGGCGGCCAGCGCACGCAACAGTGCGGCGCGCTGCATCGCCGGCGTTCGCCGCCAGGTGCGGAAGGCGCGCCTGGCCGCGGCGACGGCGTCGTCGATATCGGCCGCGCCGCCGGCCGGGACCTGCGCCCAGACCTGCCCGGTGGCGGGATCGATGCTGTCGATCCATTCGCCCGAGGCGGCGGGCCGCGCCTGACCGTCGATCAGGTTGAGGAACTGGCGGGGGGCGTTCACGAGCCTGCCTCCCATGCGGCGGCGAGTTCATCGGCGGTGGAGATTGTCGCCAGCAGCGACAGCGACTTGTCGATCACGGCATCGACATAGTCGTCCGGGAAGCCGCCGACGCAATCGCGTGCGAGGATGACGCGATAGCCGAGATTCACCGCTTCGAGGCACATGCCGAAGACTCCCATGTTGACCGACACCCCTGCCGCCACGACCGTATCGACGCCGAGATTGCGCAGCGTAATGTCGAGCGACGTCCCGCTGAAAGGGGAAAGGCCGTGGAAGCGGCGGAAGACGAGGTCCTCAGGCCGCGGCGCCAGTTCCTGCACCACTTCGGCGCCCTCCGAGCCGGACAGGATGTGCGACGGGTCTTTCGTGACGTAGCGCAGCATCGGCGAATTGCGGCCCGAACCTTTCAGGTCGGAACGGAACTCGGCGTTGCAATGGACCACCGTCGCGCCGGCCAGGCGCGCGGCGTTCATCAGCCGGGCGAGGGAAAGGATCACCTGCCGCCGCTGGATCGCCTCGACAAGCGGCTGAATCGAGCTGCGGTCGCCCACGACGCCGCGCTGCATCTCCATACTAAGCAAAGCCGCTCGCGACAGGTCGATATGATTCGTTCCCACTGTCCTGCTCTCCCATCTCAACGGTTATAAACCAACCGATTGCTTTTTGAAATTGACCCGTCAAGCGTCGCTGCCGGGCGGTCCCGTTCCGGCCGATATAACGCTCTGATTAGTCACGTGTTTTCGTGCTGGAGTTCGAGAATTCCGGCACTTCGATTGCCCGTTCCTCGCCAGAACGCTTCAGCTATAGTCGGGCGAAGACACCTCACCACCGGGAGCAAATTTCAGACAACCACCAATTGGGGATATGGATAAAAGCAAGCGATTGCTCTAATCATCGCTCCATAAGAGTGAAACGCGACGCGAATCGCAGTTTTCGGGGAGAGGAAAAT
Above is a genomic segment from Sphingomonas sp. G-3-2-10 containing:
- a CDS encoding enoyl-CoA hydratase family protein; the encoded protein is MPITTTIENRIAEIVFDVPPVNAFDSETWNSLPAIIAEAGRNPQVNVVLIRAEGRGFCGGVDIKEMQAHPERITLLNRGNYLTFKGVRDCEVPVVVAVHSFVIGGGIGICGASDTIIAADDAYFSLPEVDRGAMGGASHLSRMLPLHKVRSAFFTGGKIPAEEAYRLGAVEKVVPRDTLIEEARAFCAVIASKSRKALVIAKEALNGLEPRDVDRGYRWEQGFTLEMYMHEDSQRARDAFVETGKAAKF
- a CDS encoding acyl-CoA dehydrogenase family protein, whose product is MDLAYTPEQQAFRAEVREWMAANVPVGALVTLEREDGYRQHVAWERRLASGNWGMVTWPEAYGGRGLDLIQWLIFEEEYWRAGAPNRANQNGIFLLGPTIMEFGTDEQKARFLTPMAKGEVIWAQAWSEPGAGSDMAAIASRAVRDGDHYVLTGQKTWSSRAAYADWGFGLFRTEEGSKRHKGLSFLLFDLNAPGITRRPIRQLHGDTGFAELFFDEVRVPVANRISGEGEGWNVAMATAGFERGLMLRSPARFQATAARLVELCRAQGSRVSPGAREAVSAAWKGAQAYAYNTYMVASRIIAGGHIGAEASLNKIFWSELDRAMHRTAMQILGAAAELRHFADGEVNAWLEGYIFSLSGPIYAGSNEIQRNIIAERLLGLPRQGAG
- a CDS encoding acyl-CoA dehydrogenase — protein: MDFRLTEDQRALVDGVREFLSGTHGAEVLRALDGEPTRRSSAIAASLVEMGLPGLMVPADQGGLGLGTVEAVLIAIEAGRAGLSEPLIDGAFVAAPLLTNAGGQDALLAAIASGEARVALQHPANPWVADLDGATHVLSARAGGLLIGTAAAQHPADSVDPLRRLSKPVTVAGTPVAGSSDDLLNRAALMAAAQALGAADAMLALSVDYAGTRQQFGEPIGAFQAVKHHLASATVAIEFARPVLLRAACAVEHGEAHASVHVSHAKLAACDAAVAMAETAIQVHGAMGYTYEVDLHFWMKRAWAMAGAWGDRAFHLSRIDAAVIGGAIPVGPAETFA
- a CDS encoding acetyl-CoA C-acetyltransferase translates to MAEAYIVDAIRTPTGRKKGSLAEMHSADLGAHVIGDVVARLGFDPLAVDDVVWGCVDAIGPQAGNIGRSCWLAAGLPEAVPGVTIDRQCGSSQQAIHFAAQGVLSGTQDLVLAGGVQNMNAIPISAAMFAGQTYGHETPFSNSPLWTARYGSEEINQIYAAEKIADTWGISREDMEVYALESNRRAERAIDEGRFDREVLPVGDFAMDETVRRGTTLDGLAGLRTVREGGKITAGVSSQISDGASAVLIASEQAVKDHGFTPRARIHHLSVRGDSPVFMLTAPIPATRHALAKTGLKLSDIDLVEINEAFASVVLAWAKELDADLSRVNVNGGAIALGHPLGATGAKLMTTLLHELERTGGRYGLQTMCEGGGLANVTIIERL
- a CDS encoding SDR family oxidoreductase, producing MGICEGRTVIVTGAARGLGRSYALAFAAEGANVVVNDIGTSLSGEGRDTSAADAVVAEIVAAGGKAVANYDDITDWDAAKRIVAAAIDAFGGLDVVVNNAGIVRDRMFVSATPEEWDATMHVHLRGHFCVSRHAVDYWRGVQKAGGKVDARIINTTSGAGLQGSIAQAAYSTAKGGIAALTLVQAAELGRYGITANALAPAARTRMTEGAFAEKMAAVEQGFDKQDPDNIAPTVVWLGSAESAHVSGCVFELEGGRITIERGWDLGPTIEQDAKWAPAEVGVAVDALLAKRPAPRAVWGS
- a CDS encoding acyl-CoA dehydrogenase family protein; protein product: MHFAFTSEQAMIAETAASLFAEAAMSERTRAAMADGTGLDRALWAEFSGIGLAGVALPEVYGGAGLGMVELAILAEAAGRHVAAMPFIASSAMAASAIAAGGSEAQRAEWLPRLASGEAIGTLALGGADATIFDFVPHGAVADLFVVAAGDRLALVTRDCVTVAATVTMDQTRPLARVSLDAAKGEALPFSGDALAAAQAAGCVAIAADALGGAQACLDRTVGYARERIQFGRAIGSFQAVKHRLADMMVDIEQARSAVYWAACALDEGSADAAIAIHAAKAFATDTYSICAGAMIQLHGGIGFTWEHDAHLFFKRARADRTLLGTPEWHREQIARLIGLESIAA